A region of Natribaculum luteum DNA encodes the following proteins:
- a CDS encoding phospholipase D-like domain-containing protein: MRTGLVAVVLVCSLLAVPPIATGTDDGPVGPGALSSLQSPLTNDPTTDAPPQPGSTSLESSPPPVAARSQSVADRCPDGPTESTRQRAAAIDRGDQPRVVELYPNPTTDGNVGEYFVVAFPDETNLGNWTVTDGHTTAGFPNDSVAGRVAFSLDPAETRRLTDDPVVELEGHLRLAADGDDLELRREGRVVDVVSYDRAPTADVWYRADGSGGVWWPDGTTCLPVSTADADEATAFVLPDSPDVPLETLATADERILLAGYTFTSSAVADELVAAADRGVDVAVLVEAAPVGGMPEGTRPVLDDLAAAGVTVRVLGGESARYAYHHPKYAVADDQALVLTENWKPSGVGGASSRGWGVRVDDPDVATTLATVFSADADGRDTTPWVDYRETARFVDDEPSTGEFATRTTSETVAVDSVEVLLAPDNAEARTLELLAGAEESIRIEQVRIGDRTFPLLEASLEAARRGVDVRILLDATWYVEDENRELAAWLERTADAEDLPLEVRLVEPRGRFEKLHAKGVVVDGETVIVGSANWNDNSFRDNREVLLVLHGSEVGTFYANVFDADWDGGSWPLPVALVGVLAIALAAAGLAGRRYVEFDARGGSDDTFR, from the coding sequence ATGCGTACCGGGCTGGTCGCCGTCGTCCTCGTCTGTTCGCTCCTCGCCGTTCCGCCGATAGCCACCGGGACGGACGACGGCCCCGTCGGTCCCGGCGCACTCTCCTCTCTACAGTCTCCGCTCACGAACGATCCGACCACGGACGCACCGCCGCAGCCAGGGTCGACGTCGCTCGAGTCGTCGCCCCCACCGGTGGCCGCTCGCTCGCAGTCGGTCGCCGATCGCTGTCCCGACGGTCCGACCGAGTCGACCCGCCAGCGGGCGGCGGCGATCGATCGCGGCGACCAGCCGCGGGTCGTCGAACTGTATCCCAATCCGACGACGGACGGCAACGTCGGCGAGTACTTCGTCGTCGCGTTCCCCGACGAGACGAATCTCGGAAACTGGACGGTGACGGACGGTCACACTACCGCCGGATTCCCGAACGACTCCGTCGCCGGCCGAGTCGCGTTCAGTCTGGATCCCGCCGAGACACGCCGACTGACCGACGACCCCGTCGTCGAACTCGAGGGACACCTCCGGCTGGCCGCGGACGGCGACGATCTCGAGTTGCGCCGCGAGGGTCGTGTCGTCGATGTCGTCTCGTACGATCGCGCGCCGACCGCCGACGTCTGGTACCGAGCCGACGGATCGGGTGGCGTCTGGTGGCCGGACGGTACGACCTGCCTTCCCGTTTCGACCGCTGACGCCGACGAGGCGACGGCGTTCGTCCTGCCCGACTCGCCAGACGTCCCACTCGAGACGCTCGCCACTGCCGACGAACGGATCCTGCTGGCGGGGTATACGTTCACGTCGTCGGCCGTCGCTGACGAACTCGTCGCCGCCGCAGATCGTGGCGTCGACGTCGCGGTTCTCGTCGAGGCCGCCCCGGTCGGTGGAATGCCGGAAGGGACGCGACCCGTCCTCGACGACCTCGCCGCGGCGGGCGTGACGGTTCGCGTCCTCGGCGGTGAGAGCGCACGGTACGCCTACCACCACCCGAAGTACGCCGTCGCCGACGACCAGGCGCTCGTACTCACCGAGAACTGGAAGCCGTCGGGCGTCGGCGGTGCCTCGAGTCGCGGCTGGGGCGTCCGCGTCGACGACCCGGACGTGGCGACGACCCTGGCGACGGTCTTCAGTGCGGACGCCGACGGCCGGGATACGACGCCGTGGGTAGACTACCGCGAGACGGCGCGGTTCGTCGACGACGAGCCCTCGACGGGCGAGTTCGCCACGCGAACGACGTCCGAGACCGTCGCAGTCGACTCGGTCGAAGTGCTTCTCGCGCCCGACAACGCCGAAGCGCGCACGCTCGAGTTGCTGGCCGGTGCCGAGGAGTCGATTCGCATCGAACAGGTCCGGATCGGCGACCGCACGTTCCCGTTGCTCGAGGCGAGTCTCGAGGCGGCACGCCGCGGCGTCGACGTCCGCATCTTGCTCGACGCCACGTGGTACGTCGAGGACGAGAACCGTGAACTCGCGGCCTGGCTCGAGCGGACCGCCGACGCCGAGGACCTGCCACTCGAGGTGCGACTCGTCGAGCCCCGGGGTCGGTTCGAGAAACTCCACGCCAAGGGAGTCGTCGTCGACGGCGAGACGGTGATCGTCGGGAGTGCGAACTGGAACGACAACTCGTTTCGCGACAACCGCGAGGTCCTGCTCGTCCTCCACGGGTCCGAGGTCGGGACGTTTTACGCCAACGTCTTCGACGCCGACTGGGACGGCGGGTCGTGGCCGCTCCCGGTCGCTCTCGTCGGAGTGCTCGCGATC